The genome window CACCAGCAACAGGCCGTTGTCGTCGCAAAGCTTGCGCAGCAGCTTCAGGAAGCCGTGCGGCACCGGGCGCACGCCGCCCTCGCCCTGCACCGGCTCGACGAGGATCGCCGCGGTTTCCGGGCCGATCGCCGCCTTCAGCGCGTCTTCATCGAGGAACGGGACCTGATCGAAGCCCTCGACCTTCGGGCCGAAGCCTTCGAGATATTTCGCCTGGCCGCCGGCGGCAATGGTCGCCAGCGTACGGCCGTGAAAGGCACCCTCGAAGGTGATGACGCGGAAGCGTTCGGGATGGCCTTCGACATAGTGGTAGCGGCGCGCGGTCTTGATCGCCGCCTCAAGCGCCTCGGCACCGGAGTTGGTGAAGAAGACCCGGTCGGCGAAGGTCGCTTCGCACAGGCGTCGGGCGAGCCGTTCCTGGTCGGGAATTCGGTAGATGTTGGAGACGTGCCAGAGCTTTTCCGCCTGCGCCTTCAAGGTGGCGACAAGGTGCGGGTGTGCGTGACCGAGCACAGTCACGGCAACGCCGGAGCCGAAATCGAGATAACGGCTGCCATCGGCGGTTTCGAGCCAGGCGCCCTCGCCTTTTTCAAAGGCCAGGTCCGCCCGCGCATAGGTTGCATAAAGCGCCGGCTTTTCCATCTGTGTCCCCAAAACAGGCCCCAAATGACACGTGCCGCCGATGGGCACGGCGGCACGAACAAGCGGTCGTTATACACCGTTAAGGGCCGTTTTTGTCAAGACTTCCCGGGGTTTTCCGCTTTCCGACAGCGGTGACTCGGAGCTGCCACAATTATTGGGGAAAAGTCCCCAAGGGCGGCGGCGACGCGCTTGCCAAGGGTTGCGCCGGAGTCACGCGATATTGTAGCTTCGCAAGCAATCGATACGACATCTCGTGCGGCGGGTCGTAGTTTTCAGTCAGTAACCGGACACTGTCTTGGGCGGGTGCGAACCCGAACGGGGGCGGATTCCGAGTCCGGTGCCCCTATCCGGGGCCGATCCCACCGCGCGACAACAATGGAGCGAAATGGATGTCCTGGTCAGATGAACGGGTCGAATTGCTCAAGAAGCTGTGGGCGGACGGGCTGAGCGCCAGCCAGATCGCCGGCGAACTGGGCGGCGTGACCCGCAATGCGGTCATCGGCAAGGTGCATCGTCTCGGCCTGTCGGGCCGCGGCAAGACGGCATCGCAATCCTCCAAGCCGCGCAAGCCGCGCAGCTCCTCCGGCGCGGCCGGATCGAGCCAGTCGCAAGCGCGCCCCTCGGCGCCGCGGACTGTTGGCGCGACGGCTCTGAAGGCGGACTACGTGCCGGCACCCAAGCCGGTGGTCGAGCGTCGGCCGGCGCCGGTCGCGGATCTGGTGATCCCGATCGAGGAGCGGGCG of Hyphomicrobiales bacterium contains these proteins:
- a CDS encoding acetylornithine transaminase (catalyzes the formation of N-acetyl-l-glutamate 5-semialdehyde from 2-oxoglutarate and N(2)-acetyl-L-ornithine): MEKPALYATYARADLAFEKGEGAWLETADGSRYLDFGSGVAVTVLGHAHPHLVATLKAQAEKLWHVSNIYRIPDQERLARRLCEATFADRVFFTNSGAEALEAAIKTARRYHYVEGHPERFRVITFEGAFHGRTLATIAAGGQAKYLEGFGPKVEGFDQVPFLDEDALKAAIGPETAAILVEPVQGEGGVRPVPHGFLKLLRKLCDDNGLLLVFDEVQTGVGRTGRLFAHELAGVAPDIMAVAKGIGGGFPFGACLATEEAAKGMTVATHGSTYGGNPLAMAVGNAVLDVVLEDGFLDHVRAIAGKLKQRLASVVDTHPDVFEGLRGEGLLLGIKCKAANTDVIAAAREEKLLLIGAGDNVARVLPPLTVTESEIEEAVRRLDAAACAIEARMADNTKGTEA
- a CDS encoding GcrA cell cycle regulator, producing MSWSDERVELLKKLWADGLSASQIAGELGGVTRNAVIGKVHRLGLSGRGKTASQSSKPRKPRSSSGAAGSSQSQARPSAPRTVGATALKADYVPAPKPVVERRPAPVADLVIPIEERATILTLTESKCKWPIGDPTSEDFYFCGRRSDPGVPYCEHHARIAYQPASDRRRDKRAARG